One genomic region from Biomphalaria glabrata chromosome 7, xgBioGlab47.1, whole genome shotgun sequence encodes:
- the LOC106062447 gene encoding uncharacterized protein LOC106062447: protein MTGVHTQHLQQTQRKKVKEMSKKYFAYGSNMALRRMKQFIPQAEPIGPGQLLDHSLKFTDPLDEEFRRQWGGAPANVYTTEGQSVWGVVYDVAETQFSVMDKLEQGYQRVLLPVLVNEVVEEMWLYKLFEERFEDREQAVPKPGRQYMRLLIEGARQHALPREYIEFLGAIETEGNADLGDFHQSQHT, encoded by the exons atgactGGTGTACATACACAACATCTACAACAAACACAAAGAAAGAAAGTCAAGGAAATGTCTAAGAAATACTTTGCATATGGTAGCAATATGGCCTTGCGCCGTATGAAGCAGTTCATTCCCCAGGCTGAACCGATTGGACCTGGTCAACTTTTA GACCATAGTCTAAAATTCACAGATCCATTAGATGAAGAATTCAGAAGGCAATGGGGCGGAGCTCCAGCCAACGTATATACTACGGAAGGACAGTCCGTCTGGGGCGTGGTCTATGATGTAGCTGAGACGCAATTCAGCGTAATGGACAA gcTGGAGCAAGGCTACCAAAGAGTGCTCCTCCCAGTATTGGTAAATGAAGTAGTCGAAGAGATGTGGCTATATAAGCTGTTTGAGGAGAGGTTTGAAGACCGAGAACAAGCTGTACCAAAACCTGGCAGACAATACATGCGTCTGCTTATTGAAGGAGCCAGGCAACACGCCTTACCAAGGGAATATATCGAATTTTTGGGTGCAATAGAGACAGAGGGCAACGCAGACCTTGGAGACTTCCACCAAAGTCAACacacttaa